The following proteins come from a genomic window of Kitasatospora sp. NBC_01246:
- a CDS encoding ROK family protein produces MAEHARPDECVIALDVGGTGMKGALVDRRSGVLLTERRRTPRAAGPEAVVDAVTAALRSLAGQAADLGLTVRQAGVVVPGIVDAERAVAVYAANLGWRDLPLAALLEERTGLPVTLGHDVRAGGLAEVRLGAARGARDALFVAIGTGISAAIVHDGRLLTAGGYAGELGHLVVEPDGRPCPCGARGCLETIASAAGIAAAYSARTGRPVHGAAEVAALLAEGDEAALAVWQRAVHGLATALTTAVTLLAPEVVVLGGGLAESDGLLLDPLRAGLDRRLTFHRRPRLVAAALGDEAGCLGAGLHAWDTVDRLGTALGAPDRH; encoded by the coding sequence ATGGCTGAGCACGCCCGGCCCGACGAGTGCGTCATCGCCCTGGACGTGGGCGGCACCGGGATGAAGGGGGCGCTGGTCGACCGGCGGTCGGGCGTCCTGCTCACCGAGCGGCGCCGCACGCCCCGGGCGGCCGGGCCCGAGGCCGTCGTCGACGCCGTCACGGCGGCCCTGCGGTCCCTCGCCGGCCAGGCCGCGGACCTCGGACTCACCGTCCGCCAGGCCGGGGTGGTCGTCCCCGGCATCGTCGACGCCGAGCGGGCCGTGGCCGTCTACGCCGCCAACCTCGGCTGGCGCGACCTGCCGCTGGCCGCCCTGCTCGAAGAACGCACCGGACTGCCGGTCACGCTGGGCCACGACGTACGGGCCGGCGGCCTGGCGGAGGTCCGGCTGGGCGCCGCGCGGGGCGCCCGGGACGCGCTGTTCGTCGCGATCGGCACCGGCATCTCGGCCGCGATCGTCCACGACGGCCGGCTGCTGACCGCCGGCGGCTACGCGGGCGAGCTCGGCCACCTCGTCGTCGAACCGGACGGCCGGCCGTGCCCCTGCGGCGCCCGGGGCTGCCTGGAGACCATCGCCTCCGCGGCGGGCATCGCCGCGGCCTACAGCGCCCGCACCGGCCGGCCCGTCCACGGCGCCGCCGAGGTCGCCGCCCTGCTCGCCGAGGGGGACGAGGCCGCACTGGCCGTCTGGCAGCGCGCCGTCCACGGGCTGGCGACCGCGCTCACCACCGCCGTGACGCTGCTCGCCCCCGAGGTCGTCGTCCTCGGCGGCGGGCTCGCCGAGTCGGACGGCCTGCTGCTGGACCCGCTGCGGGCCGGCCTCGACCGGAGACTGACGTTCCACCGGCGCCCCCGCCTGGTGGCCGCCGCGCTGGGCGACGAGGCGGGCTGCCTCGGCGCCGGGCTGCACGCCTGGGACACGGTGGACCGGCTGGGAACAGCGCTGGGCGCTCCCGACCGTCACTGA